In Paenibacillus ihbetae, the following are encoded in one genomic region:
- a CDS encoding ComEC/Rec2 family competence protein, with the protein MRSRLPLPHLLFNRLLALALAMLLVLAGCTPAKEAGTADPSSLQNASASADASAKPRSESAIVHRTGDVFDTKSYQDQLTVRYFFLDSEEKSGDSIFLQTPDGLNIMIDAGIPATGSQLEEYMKRLGVTRIDYAINTHPHYDHMGGYTSLLRTKEIGGFYMPNIEHTTGTYRTVMDLIEQHDIPLHYLEDGDRLQIGEHVEIELLNPEKGTSPDKFEDWSTENINNQSLVMKLHYGDNTFLFAGDLYKSGEYDLAERHADQLKADMVHAPHHGDKTSSSPQFVKAASPDIAVLSANIFQNLDIKQRYEKNGALVASTALHGNILLVSDGKAIELITEKEVR; encoded by the coding sequence ATGAGATCAAGGCTGCCCCTGCCCCATCTGTTGTTCAATAGACTGCTCGCTCTAGCGCTCGCTATGCTTCTGGTTCTTGCCGGATGCACTCCGGCTAAGGAGGCTGGAACTGCGGATCCCTCAAGCCTGCAGAACGCCAGTGCTTCAGCCGATGCATCTGCTAAGCCGCGGTCCGAATCCGCGATTGTCCACCGGACGGGTGACGTATTCGATACGAAGTCATACCAGGATCAGCTCACGGTACGATACTTTTTCCTGGATTCGGAGGAGAAATCCGGCGACTCTATTTTTCTGCAAACGCCCGACGGGCTCAACATCATGATCGACGCAGGCATTCCCGCAACAGGCTCCCAATTGGAGGAGTATATGAAACGGCTGGGTGTAACCCGAATCGATTACGCCATAAATACACATCCTCATTATGACCATATGGGCGGGTATACATCGCTGCTAAGGACGAAAGAAATCGGCGGATTTTATATGCCGAATATTGAACATACGACCGGCACATACCGCACGGTGATGGATTTGATTGAGCAGCATGATATTCCGCTCCATTATTTAGAGGACGGCGACCGTCTTCAGATCGGCGAACATGTGGAGATTGAACTGCTGAATCCGGAGAAAGGTACCTCCCCGGATAAATTCGAGGATTGGTCGACTGAGAATATCAATAATCAGTCACTCGTGATGAAGCTGCACTATGGGGACAACACCTTTTTATTTGCCGGCGACTTGTACAAGTCTGGAGAATATGATCTTGCAGAGCGGCATGCTGATCAGCTTAAAGCCGATATGGTGCATGCTCCCCACCACGGAGACAAAACGTCCTCCTCTCCGCAATTCGTTAAAGCGGCTTCGCCTGACATCGCGGTTCTAAGCGCCAATATTTTTCAAAATCTCGACATCAAACAGCGTTATGAAAAAAACGGAGCCCTCGTAGCTTCAACCGCCCTCCACGGCAATATTCTGCTCGTATCGGATGGCAAAGCCATCGAGCTCATTACGGAGAAGGAAGTTAGATAA
- a CDS encoding endo-1,4-beta-xylanase — protein MSKWIKQGISILIAAALLLPTGWRAPDVRADAQEPEATETVYHETFGTGVGKAVQSGSASISHVSNKAFAGNEDGGALYVSNRANNWDAADFKYVDLGLENGITYTVTVSVYVDANEPVPTGAQAFLQTVDSYGWLAGADFAAGTPVQLSKEFTVNTEVDSALRVQSNEDGKTVPFYIGDIRITKKAASGGDGEEGPPREPALPFTPIDFEDQTAGGFEGRSGNETLTVTQEANHTPGGSYALKVEGRTATWHGPSLRVEKYVDQGSEYKVTAWIKLIEPASSQLQLSSQIGSGSSANYVALSPKTISTSDGWVQFEGTYRYNSVGNEYLTIYVESSNNATASFYIDDISFEKTSAGPVEIEKDLIPVKQAYQNDFLIGNAITAEDLEGVRLELLSMHHNAATAGNAMKPDALQPTKGNFTFTAADAMVDKVLAEGMQMHGHVLVWHQQSPAWMNTVQDGQGNTIPLSREEALENLRTHIRTVMEHFGDKVISWDVVNEAMSDNPPNPSDWEASLRQSPWYQAIGPDYVEQAFLAAREVLDEHPEWDIKLHYNDYNEDNQNKAQAIYNMVKAINDKYALDHPGKLLIDGIGMQGHYNINTNPENVKRSLEKFISLGVEITISELDIQAGSNHQLSEQLANAQGYLYAQLMKIFKEHAAHISRVTFWGLEDSSSWRAASNPLLFDKNLRAKPAYYGVIDPDTFIQEHQPDSKDANQSTAMYGTPGIDGTVDPIWSQAPEMSIHQYQTAWQGATGVARTLWDDHNLYVLIQVSDAQLDKASVNVWEQDSVEIFLDENNAKTTFYQADDGQYRINFDNETSFNPPAIAEGFMSATKISGTNYTVEAKIPFKSIKPANQVKIGFDAQINDAKDGARQSVAAWNDTTGNGYQDPSVFGVVTLDGKPASPGNGGGSDNGSGGGGGNNNGSSPSSSNGSNPGSGNGSTPQAGSIRNENGVITIKPEVKVANRHAVGTIASDDLAKALGLATPNPNGKKQIVIEVAPQNAVDAYEVQLPGHSLNAHPAFELVLKTDNATLHIPSSGLSQAAKAAKQVSIRIGTASTAHLAAADLERISGRPAIDLSLSADGKAIDWSHPEVPVTVKIPYTPTAKELLNPERLVVWYMDGKGKVAVIPNGRYDASAGAVVFQTTRFGTYAIAYEAKAFKDLKKVPWAEQAIHHLAARDVIKGTSEGRFSPEAFMTRGDFVSLLVRALELKGSGGQGTAALQAGFSDAESAGFDHSELDIAYALGIVKGFQDQTFQPNEPISRQDMMALTVRALSAAGKSLEGTGSLDGYRDAASVSGYALESAARLVKSGIVNGKNGRIAPHDPLTRAEAAVILYRIWKL, from the coding sequence ATGAGTAAATGGATCAAACAAGGCATCTCGATTCTGATCGCGGCAGCTTTACTTCTTCCGACGGGCTGGAGAGCCCCGGATGTTCGGGCTGACGCACAGGAACCGGAAGCCACCGAAACCGTTTATCATGAAACCTTTGGGACGGGCGTAGGAAAAGCCGTGCAATCGGGCAGTGCCAGCATATCGCATGTATCCAATAAAGCGTTTGCCGGCAATGAGGACGGAGGCGCTCTGTATGTAAGCAACCGAGCCAATAACTGGGACGCGGCCGATTTCAAATACGTCGACTTGGGCTTGGAGAACGGCATAACGTATACGGTGACCGTCTCTGTATATGTAGACGCCAATGAGCCTGTGCCAACAGGCGCTCAGGCTTTTCTTCAAACGGTAGACAGCTATGGTTGGCTGGCCGGTGCGGATTTTGCCGCAGGCACCCCTGTACAGCTTAGTAAAGAATTCACCGTTAATACCGAAGTCGATTCGGCCCTCCGGGTTCAATCCAACGAGGACGGGAAGACGGTTCCCTTCTACATCGGGGATATACGGATCACCAAGAAGGCGGCTTCCGGCGGTGATGGTGAGGAAGGGCCTCCTAGGGAACCCGCTTTACCCTTCACTCCCATCGATTTTGAAGACCAAACGGCTGGCGGATTTGAAGGCAGATCCGGTAATGAAACGTTGACCGTCACCCAGGAAGCCAACCATACGCCCGGCGGCTCTTACGCTTTGAAGGTAGAAGGCCGTACAGCCACATGGCACGGGCCATCATTGCGAGTCGAGAAATACGTTGATCAAGGCAGCGAATATAAAGTCACGGCATGGATCAAATTGATCGAGCCCGCAAGCTCGCAGCTCCAGCTGTCCTCCCAAATCGGCTCCGGAAGCAGCGCGAATTATGTGGCCCTTTCCCCCAAAACGATCAGCACCAGCGACGGATGGGTCCAGTTCGAGGGAACCTATCGGTACAACAGTGTGGGGAATGAATACTTAACCATCTATGTAGAAAGCTCGAATAACGCGACGGCATCCTTTTATATCGATGACATCAGCTTCGAGAAAACAAGCGCCGGCCCCGTCGAAATCGAGAAAGACTTGATTCCCGTCAAACAAGCGTATCAAAATGATTTCCTCATCGGCAACGCCATCACAGCGGAGGATCTCGAAGGCGTGCGGCTCGAGCTGTTATCGATGCATCATAATGCGGCCACCGCCGGAAACGCGATGAAGCCGGATGCGCTGCAGCCGACAAAGGGTAATTTTACATTCACGGCCGCGGATGCCATGGTAGATAAAGTTCTGGCAGAGGGCATGCAGATGCACGGGCATGTGCTGGTATGGCACCAGCAGTCCCCGGCATGGATGAACACGGTGCAGGATGGACAAGGGAATACGATCCCTTTAAGCCGGGAGGAAGCCCTTGAGAATCTGCGCACGCATATCCGCACCGTAATGGAGCACTTCGGCGACAAAGTCATCTCTTGGGATGTCGTCAATGAGGCGATGAGCGATAATCCGCCGAATCCGTCCGATTGGGAAGCCTCGCTGCGTCAGTCCCCTTGGTATCAGGCCATCGGTCCGGATTATGTCGAGCAGGCATTTCTCGCGGCAAGGGAAGTGCTTGACGAACATCCGGAATGGGATATCAAGCTTCATTACAATGACTATAACGAAGACAATCAGAATAAAGCCCAGGCCATTTACAATATGGTGAAAGCAATCAATGACAAGTATGCGCTGGACCATCCGGGCAAGCTGCTCATCGACGGAATCGGCATGCAGGGACATTACAACATCAACACGAATCCGGAAAATGTGAAGCGCTCCCTGGAGAAATTTATCTCCTTGGGCGTGGAAATCACCATCAGCGAGCTTGACATCCAGGCCGGAAGCAACCACCAGCTCTCCGAGCAGTTAGCCAATGCACAAGGCTATTTGTATGCCCAGCTCATGAAAATTTTCAAGGAGCATGCGGCTCATATCAGCCGCGTTACCTTCTGGGGCCTTGAAGACAGCTCAAGCTGGCGGGCCGCCTCCAACCCGCTGCTGTTTGATAAGAACTTGCGGGCCAAACCGGCCTATTACGGTGTCATTGATCCTGATACATTTATTCAGGAGCACCAGCCTGATTCGAAGGATGCCAACCAGTCCACTGCCATGTATGGCACACCTGGCATAGACGGAACAGTCGACCCGATCTGGAGCCAAGCTCCCGAGATGTCGATCCATCAATACCAGACGGCCTGGCAGGGTGCGACCGGGGTGGCCAGAACGCTCTGGGATGACCACAATCTATATGTATTGATCCAGGTTAGCGACGCCCAGCTTGATAAAGCGAGCGTGAATGTGTGGGAGCAGGACTCCGTCGAAATTTTCCTGGACGAAAACAATGCCAAAACAACGTTCTATCAAGCGGATGACGGGCAGTACAGAATCAACTTTGATAATGAGACCTCATTTAATCCTCCAGCGATCGCAGAAGGCTTTATGTCCGCAACCAAAATTTCCGGAACGAACTACACGGTGGAAGCAAAGATCCCTTTCAAATCCATCAAACCTGCAAATCAGGTTAAAATAGGCTTCGACGCCCAGATCAATGACGCGAAAGACGGCGCTCGCCAAAGCGTTGCCGCGTGGAATGATACGACCGGCAACGGCTATCAGGATCCTTCCGTGTTCGGCGTCGTTACCTTAGACGGCAAACCCGCAAGTCCTGGGAACGGCGGCGGCTCTGACAATGGCAGCGGCGGCGGGGGAGGTAACAACAATGGAAGCAGCCCAAGCAGCAGCAATGGCAGCAATCCCGGCTCCGGCAATGGAAGCACCCCTCAAGCCGGAAGCATTAGGAACGAAAACGGCGTGATTACCATCAAGCCCGAAGTGAAGGTCGCTAATCGACATGCAGTAGGCACCATTGCTAGCGATGATCTCGCAAAAGCGCTTGGGCTAGCCACTCCTAACCCCAACGGCAAGAAACAAATCGTAATTGAAGTGGCCCCTCAAAATGCCGTAGATGCATATGAAGTACAGCTGCCGGGCCATAGCCTGAACGCCCATCCAGCCTTTGAGCTTGTGCTGAAAACGGACAACGCGACCCTTCATATCCCAAGCAGCGGGTTGTCGCAAGCCGCAAAAGCCGCAAAACAGGTGTCGATCCGCATAGGCACAGCTTCAACGGCTCATCTGGCTGCAGCGGACCTCGAACGGATCAGCGGCCGACCAGCCATCGATCTAAGTCTTTCGGCAGACGGGAAAGCCATAGACTGGAGTCATCCTGAGGTTCCTGTAACGGTAAAAATTCCATATACCCCAACCGCCAAAGAACTGCTTAATCCGGAGCGCCTGGTGGTTTGGTACATGGACGGCAAAGGAAAGGTTGCGGTCATTCCAAATGGCCGATATGATGCATCGGCGGGCGCGGTTGTTTTTCAAACGACCCGTTTCGGTACCTACGCTATAGCTTACGAGGCCAAGGCTTTCAAAGATTTGAAAAAGGTTCCTTGGGCCGAGCAAGCCATTCATCATCTGGCTGCGCGGGATGTCATCAAAGGGACGTCCGAGGGCCGCTTCTCTCCCGAAGCATTTATGACGAGAGGCGACTTCGTCTCACTTCTTGTCAGAGCGCTCGAGTTAAAGGGATCCGGCGGCCAAGGGACAGCGGCTCTGCAAGCAGGCTTCAGCGATGCCGAGTCTGCCGGTTTCGATCACAGCGAGCTGGACATCGCCTATGCGCTCGGAATCGTAAAAGGTTTTCAAGATCAGACCTTCCAGCCGAATGAGCCGATCTCAAGACAAGACATGATGGCGCTGACCGTGCGGGCATTATCGGCAGCCGGCAAATCCCTCGAGGGTACCGGAAGCTTGGACGGTTACCGCGATGCGGCAAGCGTCTCCGGTTATGCATTGGAAAGTGCGGCCCGACTGGTCAAGTCCGGGATTGTAAACGGCAAGAACGGCCGCATTGCACCGCACGATCCCCTCACCCGCGCCGAAGCAGCGGTAATTCTGTACCGTATTTGGAAGCTGTAG
- a CDS encoding aldo/keto reductase, translating into MNQNVPELTLNDGLKVPAIGLGTYSLKGEEGVKAMAAAMDAGYRLIDTAFNYENEGAVGKAIKRSSVAREELLICSKLPGRRHAYKEALVTIEESLYRADLDYYDLYLIHWPNPKQDVYVEAWQAMIEAKKRGYIRSIGVSNFLPEHIDRLIKETGAAPSLNQVELHPFFDQAYQRKKDGEHGIVTESWSPLGRGNDIVQDEQIVRIAEAHGKTGAQVILRWHTQLGAIPIPKSGSLQHQKENLDIFDFELTAEEMDVISSFSREDGRLWGQDPSTYEEF; encoded by the coding sequence ATGAATCAGAATGTTCCGGAGCTTACGCTAAATGACGGCTTGAAGGTGCCCGCAATCGGACTCGGCACTTATAGCCTGAAAGGCGAAGAAGGCGTTAAAGCCATGGCTGCCGCGATGGATGCAGGGTATCGGTTGATCGATACGGCTTTTAACTATGAAAATGAAGGTGCCGTCGGCAAAGCCATCAAGCGGAGCTCCGTTGCCAGGGAAGAGCTGTTGATTTGCTCCAAGCTGCCGGGCCGCCGCCATGCCTACAAAGAGGCGCTCGTAACCATCGAAGAGTCGCTGTACCGAGCGGATCTTGATTATTATGATCTTTATCTGATCCACTGGCCGAATCCCAAGCAGGATGTGTACGTGGAAGCCTGGCAGGCGATGATTGAAGCCAAAAAACGCGGATACATCCGGTCTATCGGGGTTAGCAATTTCCTTCCCGAACATATTGACCGTCTAATTAAAGAGACCGGGGCAGCACCTAGTTTGAATCAGGTGGAGCTTCATCCTTTCTTTGACCAGGCGTACCAGCGGAAGAAGGATGGGGAGCATGGCATCGTTACGGAATCGTGGAGCCCATTGGGACGCGGCAATGATATCGTGCAGGATGAACAAATCGTCCGAATAGCCGAGGCTCATGGAAAAACGGGAGCGCAGGTGATTTTGCGCTGGCATACCCAGCTTGGGGCCATTCCGATTCCTAAATCGGGCTCCCTTCAGCATCAGAAGGAAAATCTCGATATTTTCGATTTCGAGCTGACTGCGGAGGAGATGGATGTCATTTCATCCTTCAGCCGCGAGGATGGACGGTTGTGGGGACAGGATCCGAGCACTTACGAAGAATTTTGA
- a CDS encoding ABC transporter ATP-binding protein: protein MKKMIVGDHIVKSFGEGDEKRNVLDGVSVHINEGEFVAVMGPSGSGKSSLMFALSGTDGINDGKVVVDGQDLSKLGEKELSDVRRTKMGFVFQQPTMLKNLNILDNILLPALRDNRKNTADLTKKARALMKRVGIEELEKRDMTQVSGGQLQRAGICRALVNNPRIIFGDEPTGALNSASAQEIMDIFSEINGEGTAVMLVTHDAKVAARTERIMFMRDGAIVSEMTLPKYNGMRLDDRVEKVTAKMRDIGI from the coding sequence ATGAAGAAAATGATTGTCGGTGATCATATCGTAAAATCTTTCGGCGAGGGTGATGAAAAGCGCAATGTTCTTGACGGCGTCTCGGTCCATATCAACGAGGGGGAGTTCGTTGCGGTAATGGGACCGTCAGGTTCGGGGAAATCATCGCTAATGTTTGCGCTGAGCGGCACGGATGGCATTAACGACGGGAAAGTCGTCGTTGACGGCCAGGATTTATCGAAGCTGGGGGAGAAGGAGCTATCCGATGTTCGAAGAACGAAGATGGGCTTTGTGTTCCAACAGCCGACGATGCTGAAGAATCTGAACATTCTCGATAACATCCTTCTTCCAGCCTTACGGGATAACCGCAAAAACACTGCGGACCTGACGAAAAAAGCAAGAGCGCTTATGAAGAGGGTAGGTATTGAAGAGCTCGAGAAGCGCGACATGACACAGGTATCGGGGGGACAGCTTCAGCGTGCGGGAATATGCCGGGCGCTGGTGAACAACCCGAGGATTATTTTTGGCGATGAGCCTACGGGCGCGCTCAACTCGGCCTCGGCGCAGGAGATTATGGACATTTTCTCCGAAATTAACGGCGAAGGCACGGCGGTAATGCTTGTCACCCATGACGCCAAGGTGGCGGCACGGACAGAACGGATTATGTTTATGCGCGACGGAGCAATTGTAAGTGAAATGACGCTTCCGAAGTATAACGGCATGAGGCTGGACGACAGGGTCGAGAAGGTAACGGCCAAAATGCGGGACATCGGCATATAA
- a CDS encoding ABC transporter permease — MYFKIIRNDMLKSKWVTFTTMLFVAAAAMLVSLAAILFVHLSGALNELMTTARTPHFLQMHAGEVNSERLRNFAEQNPDVDEYQVLEFLNLDNFKFQFGEQSLTDSVQDNGLSVQSQKFDYLLDLDGNVIHVSEGELYVPISYMKAGIAQVGDKATVSGKSFTVAGFLRDSQMNSALASSKRFLISAQDFEELRGLGNVEYLIEFRLKDLSKLGEFEAAYASEGLEANGPTVTYPLFKMINAISDGMIIAVILLISVLVVTIALMCIRFTLLANIEDDYREIGVMKAIGMRISDIKKMYLAKYAAIAAAGGMLGFALSLAFKDRLLENIRLHMGEGGNSSLAWLLGIAGILAVLLGIMAYVNHVLRRFRNISAAEAIRFGMSQEKAVGAKRFTLSGNRLFSTNIFLGLKDVLARKKLYATLLAVLVISAFIVIVPQSLYHTISSKGFIQYMGIGNSDMRIDIQQTDNMSEKAAEIMNMMESDDAFSKYSLLATKAFKVRTEDGVEERLNVELGNHSAFPLEYTEGEAPAADDEIALSSMNADELGKKVGESIMLVVEGKERKLTVSGIYSDITNGGKTAKAAFADHSADVMWYVIYAQLSEPSLTDRKVSEYAEKFAYAKVSDIDEYMAQTYGSTISSVGKASRTATVVALTIMILITLLFMKMLVAKDKYAIAVMKALGFTDNDVKAQYISRSVIVLIVGIVLGTILANTLGERLAGAAISTFGASAFRFTVDPLSAYLLSPLMMIGSVLIATVIGTSGAGHIKISDSLKEST, encoded by the coding sequence ATGTATTTCAAAATAATTCGCAACGATATGCTTAAAAGCAAATGGGTCACATTCACAACCATGCTGTTCGTTGCCGCAGCAGCTATGCTTGTATCCCTTGCGGCTATTCTTTTCGTCCATTTGTCCGGGGCGCTGAATGAACTGATGACCACGGCGAGAACGCCGCATTTTCTGCAGATGCATGCAGGCGAAGTTAATTCCGAACGCCTTCGGAATTTTGCGGAGCAGAATCCCGATGTGGATGAATATCAGGTCCTCGAGTTTCTAAATCTAGATAATTTCAAGTTTCAATTTGGGGAACAATCGCTTACGGATAGCGTTCAGGATAACGGGCTTAGCGTGCAAAGCCAAAAATTTGATTATCTGCTCGATCTGGACGGTAACGTCATCCATGTCTCCGAAGGGGAGCTCTATGTTCCGATCAGCTACATGAAGGCTGGCATCGCTCAGGTTGGCGACAAGGCGACTGTAAGCGGAAAGTCGTTTACGGTAGCGGGATTCCTTCGAGATTCGCAGATGAATTCCGCGCTTGCTTCCTCCAAGCGGTTTCTGATCAGTGCCCAAGATTTCGAGGAGCTTAGAGGTCTTGGAAATGTAGAGTATTTGATTGAGTTTCGATTAAAGGATCTGTCAAAGCTAGGCGAATTCGAAGCGGCTTATGCTTCCGAGGGACTTGAAGCGAACGGACCCACCGTAACCTACCCGCTGTTCAAAATGATTAACGCCATCTCCGATGGAATGATCATTGCGGTTATTCTTCTCATTAGCGTGCTGGTCGTGACGATTGCGCTAATGTGCATTCGCTTCACGCTTCTTGCAAACATCGAGGACGATTACCGCGAAATCGGCGTCATGAAGGCAATCGGGATGCGGATCTCCGACATCAAGAAGATGTATCTTGCGAAGTATGCGGCGATAGCGGCGGCAGGCGGTATGCTGGGTTTTGCCCTTTCCTTAGCCTTCAAAGACAGGCTGCTCGAGAATATTCGGCTTCATATGGGGGAAGGCGGCAATTCTTCATTAGCCTGGCTGCTTGGCATCGCCGGCATCCTGGCTGTGCTCCTTGGAATAATGGCTTATGTAAATCATGTGCTCAGACGTTTTCGGAACATATCCGCCGCCGAAGCCATCCGCTTTGGTATGTCGCAGGAAAAGGCAGTCGGCGCCAAACGGTTTACCCTGAGCGGAAACAGGCTCTTCAGCACGAATATATTCCTCGGGCTAAAGGATGTTCTGGCAAGGAAAAAGCTTTACGCGACCTTGCTTGCCGTACTGGTCATTTCGGCATTTATCGTCATCGTTCCGCAGAGCCTGTACCATACGATTTCGTCCAAAGGCTTCATCCAATACATGGGGATCGGCAACAGCGATATGCGCATAGATATTCAGCAGACCGACAATATGTCGGAGAAAGCCGCTGAAATTATGAACATGATGGAAAGCGACGACGCTTTTTCGAAATATTCTCTGCTTGCAACCAAAGCATTTAAAGTAAGAACGGAGGACGGGGTGGAAGAAAGGCTGAACGTTGAGCTCGGTAACCATTCCGCATTTCCCTTAGAATACACCGAGGGAGAAGCGCCAGCCGCAGACGATGAAATTGCTCTTTCGTCTATGAACGCCGATGAGCTGGGCAAAAAGGTCGGAGAATCCATCATGCTGGTAGTTGAGGGAAAGGAAAGGAAGCTGACGGTAAGCGGCATCTATTCCGATATTACCAACGGCGGCAAAACCGCCAAGGCAGCGTTCGCCGATCATTCGGCAGACGTTATGTGGTATGTGATCTATGCGCAGCTTTCGGAACCGTCTCTTACCGATCGTAAGGTCTCGGAATATGCGGAGAAATTCGCGTATGCCAAGGTGTCCGACATCGATGAGTATATGGCGCAGACCTATGGCTCAACCATAAGCTCTGTCGGCAAGGCCTCCCGTACCGCTACGGTCGTTGCGCTGACAATTATGATCTTAATCACCCTGTTGTTTATGAAAATGCTTGTGGCCAAAGACAAATATGCCATTGCCGTCATGAAAGCGCTCGGGTTTACGGACAATGACGTGAAGGCGCAGTATATATCTCGTTCGGTCATCGTCCTCATTGTCGGCATCGTCCTCGGCACCATTCTAGCGAACACGCTTGGAGAGCGACTTGCGGGCGCTGCGATTTCCACCTTCGGAGCATCGGCATTTCGGTTTACGGTCGATCCGCTGTCTGCGTATTTGCTCAGTCCGCTGATGATGATCGGTTCGGTGCTGATTGCGACCGTGATCGGCACATCAGGCGCGGGGCACATCAAAATATCCGATAGTTTAAAGGAGTCAACCTGA
- a CDS encoding TetR/AcrR family transcriptional regulator, producing the protein MRVVKKAEERRNEILDAADELFGQKGFDGTSTNDLLEKVGIARGTLYHHFKSKEDIMDALINRYAARLLEGAREIAADKSIPVVERITRVVMALNLSGGSSQEIMEHIHKPQNALMHQKIQKVIINGVPPILTEIIREGITEGLFHTPFPYECMEMVVIYATTVFDDDVVAMTSEERLSRMVAFISNVERLLGAESGTLMDTLKMFGGEGGSHE; encoded by the coding sequence ATGAGAGTTGTAAAAAAAGCAGAGGAACGCAGAAACGAAATTCTTGACGCGGCGGATGAGCTTTTCGGTCAGAAGGGCTTTGACGGAACGAGCACCAATGATCTCCTCGAGAAGGTCGGCATTGCGCGTGGAACCTTGTATCATCACTTCAAGTCGAAGGAGGATATCATGGACGCTCTGATCAATCGGTATGCGGCCCGCCTCTTGGAAGGGGCACGGGAAATTGCCGCGGACAAGAGCATCCCGGTCGTTGAGCGGATTACCCGCGTTGTGATGGCGCTGAACCTTAGCGGCGGAAGCAGCCAGGAAATTATGGAGCATATTCACAAGCCGCAGAATGCGCTCATGCATCAAAAAATACAAAAGGTCATTATCAATGGCGTCCCCCCGATCCTGACGGAAATCATCCGTGAGGGAATTACAGAGGGGCTGTTCCATACACCGTTTCCGTATGAGTGTATGGAAATGGTGGTGATCTACGCGACAACCGTATTTGATGACGATGTGGTTGCCATGACGAGCGAGGAGCGGTTATCACGAATGGTCGCGTTTATTTCCAATGTCGAAAGACTGCTTGGCGCGGAAAGCGGAACGCTGATGGACACGTTGAAGATGTTTGGCGGAGAAGGGGGGAGCCATGAGTAG